The segment CTTTCAATGCTAATCTACACACACTTATTTTCTgttgagctttttttgtttaatacattttatttcaaataaatctCTTGCACGGACTTCCTCCTGGTCACAGTCCCTGGGTTTGTTTGATGATGGCAAAAAGGAATGAGCTATATTAGCCTTTAGTCACACAGATAATAGATCTTAGCAAGAGCAATCTGTAGTGTTTGTCCATTACGTTTGCTGACGATAAGGATACAGAATAGTACGAGCCTTAtccttttaaaaaggacacagaTTAAAAAGCTGATGGTGACCACTGAGGAAAGTGTTTGTTCAACTACTATTATCCTGTTTTCttcccagtgcatgctgggataaaTATGACCGCAAACACAGTTGTTGAACCGAAGGAAAGGTACTAGTACCTGTAAGTCTGCATCAGACATGAGGATGATGCTGGTCAGGTCCTGCTTCAGCTGCTGAGCCAGGTTCAGCCAGGGTGCTGCAGCACTGGAGTTGTCCACAGTATCAACCTCCAGCACCAGAGAATCTCTGACCATCCAGGCCGTGCCACCATCGACTACAGTGAAAAGCAAATTACTACCTGAACATGGAAGTGACTTCCATTGTAAAATGAGAAACGGACTGTAGACAAATCTCAGTACACCTTCTTACCCCTGCGAACTGGTGACCATGTCTCTTTTTCATGCAACAACATGAACTTTGTGTTTAGAGGTAAACACAAAAAGTAGGCTTGATCCTCTACTATCGTCCCATCATTCTCCAGGACCACTGTGACGGCCTCACCCGAACTGAACCCGAGAAACTCACTTCCTGTAGGAAGAACAGAGAAATGACAGATTTGTACAGATATTTTGTGAATATCCTTTGAGTGCAACACAGGACTTTGATACTCTTTCGCCATATATGTAGCCGTACTTCATAGCAACAATCCGGCTATCAGTGCCCAAGATGTATACAAGCTTATAACCATGCAATCATTCCTGCAATGAGTTCTGTGATGAAAGAGGTGATAGATATCCATCCGGGTCATCACCTCTTCTTTCAATGCTGTTGAGTGGTTGTGCTGCTAAGTCCCTCTGCCAACCTTAACTGAGGCTCGCCTTGTTAAAGTATCTGTATTCTGTGTCAATGACAAACCCAGAATGTGTCCGGTGGATCCCCACTGAACCTTTACTGTGACATTTTAATCCATATGTGAAGCATCTTGGTGATAGAAattacttacacacacacacacacacacacacacacacacacacacacacacacacacacacacacacacacacacacacacacacacacacacacacacacacacacacacacacacacacacacacacacacacacacacacacacacacacacacacacacacacacacacacacacacacacacaaacaaaaaggacagGGTCAAAATAGTGAATTTGAAAATGGAATATTTAGAGGTATTGTGTCATCTGCAGTTACGGGACTTAATCCAGACCAACACTAAATACGTCCGCGTTGTAGATGGTTTATGACTGAGCTCATACAGTGTGCGTTAATCCGGGCAACGCCTGCTGACGAGCATGCTCGGTATGAgcgagacaggaggaggtagaTCTGTTCCGACTGCTCCCGTGAAGCTCCTGCAAGTTGGAACACGATAGAAGCGATGCTCGGCTCGTGACCATGACGGATAAGCACGTTTAAACTGTGCAGGGAAATGATAGCGGCGGACAAGGGTGGTAAAGGTCCCTGTTCATCATAACGTGTGTGCGTACATGTCACAAGCTGCCTTAATGCCTTTTAATAAACACGCAAGCTGCCCAAGACTACCACGAGACGCACGGACACAGCGTCAGATATATCTTACAGGTTATATCTCGAATAAAACGGCATTTATTCAAGTGGAATAAACACGTTTACGAGTTGAAGTCGTTCTAATACAACTCACCTTTCATCTTCAGATCATCTAAGGAGGGAACTGCCAACCCGTAGGATTTCTGTCGTGTGAAATTGCACACCTTACACGGTTTTCTGTCGGCCATTCTCGGCTTTATGTGGATGAACGTATTCTTTCCCCTTGTTTCTCTTAACTTTACACTGTCAAGCCCCGAAACTGTAGTTCTCACCGACCAGCAGACTCGAACACGGAACCGCCGCGgtcgcttcttcttcttcttctttgagctTTCAGGGCATCTTGCATTACTGCCATCTCCTGGAGGTACTTCACTTTTACAGTCCGGCACGTcagctttttaaattgtatgtATTACTCCAGTCTATTCTCTCaatttctgaatatttcccGCAACTAACAAGTCGTACCTGGTACTGGTGGTCACAGAGACTGGGACGTGTACCGTTCAGATTAGGCCACTGTGTCTTACCTCATCTCCTCTTGTTCTATTTCATTTCCTATTTCTCACAATACCCACTTAGTTTGTATAAATGTCCAGGAACCCACATTAATGTGACCTCAGTGCCTTGTTTTATGAATTGGATGTATTGCTATTATTTGGGACATATCTTGACAGTTACTGGACGCACCTGACTTAAGACTGGATGGACAAGAGACTGAGCCACTACAGACTATAATTTAGTTTGGTTGGATTTGTTCAACCCATACCACAGCCATCAAAACAACTCAACAGTGTACACACCTAAAACGTTTAAGTGTGTTTGCATACCTCAGCTATGTGACGAGAAACAGCAGCTGCAGACCTGTAGTATCtgttattgtatattttgcTCAAAGCTGCACATAGTCTGTATATTTACAATCCTTATTACAAAAACTCACTaaatatgattttgtttttcttgattTCATTTGAGGTCATTCTGAACAGTAACTGTGGTGCACTATATAATAGCTAGTCATATTTGACACAGCCTTTGTATTAAATGGAgtcttgaaatgtgtctgtcaaCTTCTCTTGGGAAATATAAAGACAGCATTGTCTTTCCACAAGACATAATGGCCACATTAGCTAATTTCACTTCTTTTAATGTGTCACTTGGTGGCAATTAGGAAGATTAATGTTCCATTAATAGTACAGCTTTTACAGGGATATATCAGTCATACTTGCCTTGATTGACAGGATTGTCTTGGAGCAGTCAGACTGCGAGGCCAGACCGGATTAGCAAACAGACATTGGGGACAACTGTCCAGGCCCCCAGAAActcaggccccccccccccccccagaatgACAGGATCTTAGACCCATTTTCACTGTCGTTGAGAGTCTTTTAAGTAAGAAAATGAAAGCACAATATCTTCTCAAACAATAAGCATTTTAAGGCTGTTCCTGCATTATTAATCTGGAGACCATCTTGCCAAGGGGCCCTGTGTCAACATATTTGGCTAATTATGTCTTCACTGTGTGTCTTAGTAGCCTATGGCATTGCACATACTTGGCCCATACAGCtgaatttaatatttgtgtatCAATGAATGTGATATTGCACTTGCTTGTAAACACAAGGGGCTCTCGACACGTTGCAATTCAGCATTCAAGCGACCTGTGCTGTGTTTACTGAAGGCAACTGTTCAACTTCTTTCGTGGTGAACGTGGACCGCTGACATCCTCCAGGAAAAGCAATCGAGCGCGTCTCCCTCGAGCAGCCTGTCCTAAGAGCAGACGAGGGGCAGGAAGATGGCATCCTCCGACCAGCCTGGTCCTCCAACACAGGTCGACATTCACGCAACTAAAACATGTACCTTCTCGATGTCCATATACGACAGTGGACTTGTATAACGTGCTTGGACGTCGTGGCCCCTTTGAGTGTCTTCACGACATGTTTATAACCGCTCTGCTAGCTAAAGTTAGCTCGCTCGCTAGTTAGCATGCTGGCTAGCTCCTGCAACGCTTCAAAAGTTGCCCGCCCCCCGACATGCTGTCGTTGACATGTTGACGCGAAATGGCCAAGCTGATGTTCGTGCGCGTTGCTTGCTAAACCCAGGCGTCCTTTCCACCTGAATACCAAGTCAGTTAAAATGGTCACCGTCAGTCAAACAGGTGTGGTGGACTTTACGCGGCGGTTTAAACTTACGAGAAGGGACCATTACGACATTTACTAAGTTTAGTAAGGGACAGCTTCTTCTTTGCCTCTACGTTTACAGTCTGTTTAAGTTCAGCAGGCAGATCAGATtctgaatgtaaaataattgtatCCAGAATTAAATGTGCTTCGTTCAAAGGTCGATTTTTATGTTGATTTAACCCAGAGACTGATGAAGCAGGGGAGAAAGTTAATTAAGTAAGGAACTGAATTCATGATTGTCTTGCATgcttacatttacaaaaacaattactCAGTTACTGAATGAATAATAAACTGGCGTATAAGCACATGTATTGTTATAACCCTGTTATGCAGCATGCATGTGATACATTGATCACTGCTATCCAGTGGGGCACGAAGATAAGTACTGTAGTATAAGTATCAATACTATGGTGTAGTAATAAGTAATAGTACAACATTAGTagcattcaaatatatttaaagtaaaagtactcattatttagagtggcccatttcagaattgtatatattacattaatataaatatgaatacagtAATGTGTAAATTACTttatgttgcagctggtaaaagTTGGGACTAATTTGCGTATGACTTGCCCTTAGGATAAATAATCTTAACCGATGATAGTGcatcataatgtatttgttgattgTGTAATTCGTCTGAATTTGCAAAGTAACTAGAACTGAAGATATTAAATGAATGTgctggagtaaaaagtacaatatttgtttCACTACATAAgtaacagaaaataaagaaatactcaAAAAAAGTACCCAAATTCTGTACTTCAGCactgtacttaagtaaatgACCATTATACTTCAGACCACTGCTGATATCTAAACATTGCTGTTTTAAACCAACAACACCTCAGTCCTCCAATAGATGGCAGTCTTATAtaagtgtttgtttatgttctcAGCCTGGCCTTCCACCTGGAGGTGATGCGGCAGCTCCCCCCAGAGAAGCACTGGTAAGGACTCACTCAATATACATTACTTGACTCATATGGCATTGGCAACTAATTTAACAAAATGATTTCAATAAGCCTATTTGATGTAATGGGTTATTATAATAGATAAAGCAGGTTAGTTTATTTCATGTTAAAGAAaaccttgtttttaaatcacaacAGATTTCTCTGGTCGGTCTGATCGCACTAATTGTGTGCTAACCAGTGAAATCAGCTGCTGTAGTGTTTAGTGAGAATGAAACTCTGCAAACTCTTGGCAACTGATGACGCATTTGAGAAACTCAGA is part of the Cyclopterus lumpus isolate fCycLum1 chromosome 7, fCycLum1.pri, whole genome shotgun sequence genome and harbors:
- the dffa gene encoding DNA fragmentation factor subunit alpha isoform X2, whose protein sequence is MADRKPCKVCNFTRQKSYGLAVPSLDDLKMKGSEFLGFSSGEAVTVVLENDGTIVEDQAYFLCLPLNTKFMLLHEKETWSPVRRVDGGTAWMVRDSLVLEVDTVDNSSAAAPWLNLAQQLKQDLTSIILMSDADLQMLVVHAIIPPEQKRQTQKWQPSGNQGKAPKRCPHQCLPTLSENNNRVGFLWRSTTSASKGDAWLLQTLIQLYSPATCTTIDHNILNKWVAYTACKYSPPGSEIKSFPQLPVNIFYWPRGNDRSF